A region from the Cryptosporangium arvum DSM 44712 genome encodes:
- a CDS encoding phosphomannomutase/phosphoglucomutase, translated as MSSHDLSGLVKAYDVRGVVPEQFDETVARALGAAFGQLVGGEGATAVVTAHDMRESSVPLSRAFAEGVLSQGLSVVEAGLGSTDLLYFAAGHLNLPGAMFTASHNPAQYNGIKLCRAGATPIGQASGLTTIRSEAEKFLDEGITPAGAVGEISRVDLLGEYAKYLRSLVDLSGVRPLKVVVDAGNGMGGYTVPVVLGEGLPLEIVPLYFELDGDFPNHEANPLDPANLVDLQKAVVEHKADIGLAFDGDADRCFVVDERGEPVSPSAITGLVAVRELAKHPGATIIHNLITSRAVPEIVREHGGNPVRTRVGHSFIKAQMAESDAVFGGEHSAHYYFRDFWRADTGMLAAMHVLAALGSDTAPLSAIGAEYERYAASGEINSVVADQAAATRKVLAAFPGTEVDELDGTTVSLPDGAWFNLRASNTEPLLRLNVEAATPERMTEVRDQVLALVRSTQEKS; from the coding sequence GTGTCCTCGCATGACCTGTCCGGCCTGGTCAAGGCGTACGACGTCCGAGGCGTGGTACCCGAGCAGTTCGACGAAACCGTCGCGCGGGCCCTGGGTGCCGCGTTCGGGCAGCTCGTCGGCGGTGAGGGCGCTACCGCCGTCGTCACCGCGCACGACATGCGCGAGAGCTCGGTCCCGCTCTCCCGGGCGTTCGCCGAGGGGGTGCTGAGCCAGGGTCTCTCGGTCGTCGAGGCCGGCCTGGGCTCCACCGACCTGCTGTACTTCGCCGCCGGGCACCTGAACCTGCCCGGCGCGATGTTCACCGCGAGCCACAATCCGGCGCAGTACAACGGGATCAAGCTCTGCCGGGCCGGTGCGACGCCGATCGGGCAGGCGTCCGGGCTGACGACGATCCGGTCGGAGGCCGAGAAGTTCCTCGACGAGGGCATCACCCCGGCCGGAGCGGTCGGCGAGATCAGCCGCGTCGACCTGCTCGGCGAGTACGCGAAGTACCTGCGCTCGCTGGTCGACCTGAGCGGCGTCCGCCCGTTGAAGGTCGTCGTCGACGCCGGCAACGGCATGGGCGGCTACACCGTGCCGGTCGTCCTCGGTGAGGGCCTGCCGCTGGAGATCGTCCCGCTCTACTTCGAGCTCGACGGCGATTTCCCCAACCACGAGGCCAACCCGCTGGACCCGGCGAACCTCGTCGACCTGCAGAAGGCCGTCGTCGAGCACAAGGCCGACATCGGGCTCGCGTTCGACGGCGACGCCGACCGCTGCTTCGTCGTCGACGAACGGGGCGAACCGGTGAGCCCGAGCGCGATCACCGGGCTGGTCGCGGTTCGCGAGCTGGCCAAACACCCCGGCGCGACGATCATCCACAACCTGATCACGTCGCGCGCCGTCCCCGAGATCGTGCGCGAGCACGGCGGGAACCCGGTGCGCACCCGCGTCGGCCACTCGTTCATCAAGGCGCAGATGGCCGAGAGCGACGCGGTCTTCGGCGGCGAGCACTCCGCCCACTACTACTTCCGCGACTTCTGGCGCGCCGACACCGGGATGCTGGCGGCGATGCACGTGCTCGCCGCGCTCGGTTCGGACACGGCTCCGCTCTCGGCCATCGGCGCCGAGTACGAGCGGTACGCGGCGTCCGGTGAGATCAACTCGGTCGTGGCCGACCAGGCCGCGGCCACGCGGAAGGTCCTGGCGGCGTTCCCCGGCACCGAAGTGGACGAATTGGACGGAACCACCGTCAGTCTTCCGGACGGCGCATGGTTCAACCTGCGGGCGTCCAACACCGAGCCGCTGCTCCGCCTCAACGTCGAGGCGGCCACGCCGGAGCGGATGACCGAGGTCCGCGACCAGGTACTCGCGCTTGTCCGCTCAACCCAGGAGAAATCGTGA
- a CDS encoding DUF3499 domain-containing protein, which yields MRSHRRCSKNGCSQPAVATLTYVYAESTAVIGPLAVSHEPHTYDLCEGHAERLTAPKGWDLVRAEGDWAAPPPSSDDLAALADAVREAARPATAEAPAKDGSSQVGRRGHLRALPNPR from the coding sequence GTGAGGTCTCACCGGCGCTGCTCAAAGAACGGCTGTTCCCAGCCTGCGGTGGCGACGCTGACCTACGTGTACGCGGAGTCCACTGCGGTCATCGGTCCACTCGCCGTATCGCACGAACCGCATACCTACGACCTCTGCGAAGGCCACGCCGAGCGCCTCACCGCGCCGAAGGGCTGGGACCTGGTGCGGGCCGAGGGCGACTGGGCGGCTCCGCCGCCGAGCAGCGACGACCTGGCCGCCCTGGCCGACGCCGTGCGCGAGGCCGCCCGCCCGGCCACCGCCGAGGCCCCGGCCAAGGACGGCTCGTCGCAGGTCGGCCGTCGTGGGCACTTGCGCGCTCTGCCGAATCCCCGTTGA
- a CDS encoding metallopeptidase family protein produces the protein MPSAAEHRRRPGASRRDRRGRGMRGRLVPATVPLSRSRAQIFDDLVLDAVEHLEPRWSTQLRDVEFAVEDVPPELPSYDSDVLEDGNVPLARLLPGRDGGRGRSTPPRIVVYRRPLEARAYDREDLADLVHDVVVEQVANLLGLDPDDVDPPGH, from the coding sequence ATGCCCTCTGCCGCCGAGCACCGGCGCCGACCCGGCGCGTCCCGCCGTGATCGGCGCGGCCGAGGCATGCGCGGGCGGCTGGTTCCCGCCACCGTTCCGCTCTCGCGCAGCCGCGCGCAGATCTTCGACGACCTCGTGCTTGACGCCGTCGAGCACCTCGAGCCGCGCTGGTCCACCCAGTTGCGCGACGTCGAGTTCGCCGTCGAGGACGTCCCGCCGGAGTTGCCGTCCTACGACTCGGACGTGCTGGAGGACGGCAACGTGCCGCTGGCGCGTCTGCTGCCGGGTCGCGACGGCGGGCGGGGGCGCAGCACTCCCCCGCGCATCGTCGTCTACCGGCGGCCGCTGGAGGCCCGCGCCTACGACCGCGAGGACCTCGCCGACCTGGTGCACGACGTCGTCGTCGAACAGGTGGCGAACCTGCTCGGCCTCGACCCGGACGACGTGGACCCGCCCGGTCACTGA
- a CDS encoding SIS domain-containing protein, producing the protein MLRATAGAGPQLREAVSLAAEAGLHVLSEEIRPRALVVAGVGTAARTGDVLNAVAGPRCPVPVILHRSRGVPGWVGAADVVIAVSASGRSPEALAAAEAAMHRGARLVAIGAPDSELQSMAERARALFVPVPRRRPARVAFWSLAAPVLLAGRALGMCQVAEADFAETATRLDNDADRCRPTAESFVNEGKSLAIELANTIPVVWGTSALATVAANRFADQLAANARYPAIAGNLVEAGRGRVGLIDGVFGSLADEADDFFADRVDSAGTTKLRLVLLRDDGESEVDAARATAIENLARERGIGVSVLNAEGGSELERLASLIAVPDFASVYLALLHGLDPIAVRAVSELKERTNA; encoded by the coding sequence ATGCTCCGGGCCACCGCGGGCGCCGGCCCGCAGCTGCGTGAAGCCGTCTCGCTGGCCGCCGAGGCCGGCCTGCACGTCCTGTCCGAGGAGATCCGTCCCCGCGCGCTCGTCGTCGCCGGCGTCGGCACCGCGGCGCGCACCGGCGACGTGCTGAACGCGGTCGCCGGGCCGCGCTGCCCGGTGCCGGTCATCCTGCACCGCAGCCGGGGCGTGCCGGGCTGGGTCGGTGCCGCCGACGTCGTGATCGCGGTGTCCGCGTCCGGGCGCAGCCCCGAGGCGCTGGCCGCCGCCGAGGCCGCGATGCACCGCGGTGCCCGCCTGGTCGCGATCGGTGCACCCGACAGCGAGCTGCAGTCGATGGCCGAGCGCGCCCGGGCGCTGTTCGTCCCGGTGCCGCGTCGCCGCCCCGCCCGGGTGGCGTTCTGGTCGCTGGCCGCCCCGGTGCTGCTCGCCGGGCGTGCGCTGGGCATGTGCCAGGTCGCCGAGGCCGACTTCGCCGAGACCGCGACCCGGCTCGACAACGACGCCGACCGCTGCCGCCCGACCGCCGAGTCGTTCGTCAACGAGGGCAAGTCGCTGGCGATCGAGCTGGCCAACACGATCCCGGTCGTCTGGGGCACGTCGGCGCTGGCCACGGTCGCCGCGAACCGCTTCGCCGACCAGCTGGCCGCCAACGCGCGCTACCCCGCCATCGCCGGCAACCTGGTCGAGGCCGGCCGGGGTCGCGTCGGCCTGATCGACGGGGTGTTCGGCTCGCTCGCCGACGAGGCCGACGACTTCTTCGCCGACCGGGTCGACTCGGCCGGAACCACAAAGCTGCGCCTGGTCCTGCTGCGCGACGACGGCGAATCCGAGGTGGACGCAGCTCGTGCCACCGCGATTGAGAATTTGGCCCGGGAACGGGGTATAGGCGTCAGCGTGCTGAACGCGGAGGGTGGCTCCGAGCTCGAGCGGCTGGCGTCGCTCATCGCGGTGCCCGACTTCGCGTCGGTCTACCTGGCCCTGTTGCACGGTCTCGATCCGATCGCGGTTCGGGCTGTGTCCGAACTGAAGGAGCGGACCAACGCGTGA
- a CDS encoding cation diffusion facilitator family transporter, with product MSAEGGVKAIVAALIANLGIALTKLVAWLLTGSSSMLAESIHSLADSGNQLLLLIGGRRSKKPATPEHPFGYGRERYIYAFIVSIVLFSVGGLFALYEGYHKIREPEAFHSWQWVPVAVLLVAIALESYSFTTAFRETNKTRGSSSLITFIRRAKAPELPVVLLEDTAALLGLVFALFGVSLTLLTGNGIWDGVGTIMIGVLLVLVAVFLAIETQSLLLGEGANPEDIRRIEAAILSDGGTVEHIIHMKTLYLGPDELLVAAKIAVHHDDTAATVADAIDAAESRIRKAVPVARVIYLEPDIYHANKAKPEPAEAVASGGEEGAAHGAAH from the coding sequence GTGAGCGCTGAAGGCGGCGTCAAGGCCATCGTCGCGGCCCTGATCGCCAACCTGGGCATCGCCCTGACCAAGCTGGTGGCGTGGCTGCTGACGGGTTCCTCGTCGATGCTCGCGGAGTCGATCCACTCACTGGCCGACTCCGGGAACCAGCTGTTGCTACTCATCGGTGGTCGGCGGTCGAAGAAGCCCGCCACCCCCGAGCACCCGTTCGGCTACGGCCGCGAGCGGTACATCTACGCGTTCATCGTCTCGATCGTGCTGTTCAGCGTCGGTGGCCTGTTCGCGCTGTACGAGGGCTACCACAAGATCCGGGAGCCGGAGGCGTTCCACTCGTGGCAGTGGGTGCCGGTCGCGGTGCTCCTGGTGGCCATCGCGCTGGAGAGCTACTCGTTCACGACCGCGTTCCGCGAGACGAACAAGACCCGCGGTTCGTCGTCGCTGATCACGTTCATCCGCCGGGCGAAGGCGCCCGAGCTGCCGGTGGTGCTGCTCGAGGACACCGCGGCGCTGCTCGGCCTGGTGTTCGCGCTGTTCGGCGTCAGCCTCACGCTGCTGACCGGCAACGGCATCTGGGACGGCGTCGGCACGATCATGATCGGCGTGCTGCTCGTGCTGGTCGCGGTCTTCCTCGCGATCGAGACGCAGAGCCTGCTGCTCGGTGAGGGCGCGAACCCCGAGGACATCCGCAGGATCGAGGCCGCGATCCTGTCCGACGGCGGCACGGTCGAGCACATCATCCACATGAAGACGCTCTACCTCGGGCCGGACGAGTTGCTGGTGGCGGCCAAGATCGCCGTCCACCACGACGACACCGCGGCCACGGTGGCCGACGCGATCGACGCCGCGGAGTCGCGCATCCGGAAAGCCGTGCCGGTCGCCCGGGTGATCTACCTGGAACCCGACATCTACCACGCGAACAAGGCGAAGCCCGAGCCGGCGGAGGCGGTCGCGTCGGGCGGGGAGGAGGGCGCGGCTCATGGAGCTGCTCACTAA
- a CDS encoding WhiB family transcriptional regulator, whose product MAAEVITDLVTGDAPEWQDRALCAQTDPEAFFPEKGGSTREAKRICTGCEVKAECLEYALAHDERFGIWGGLSERERRKLKKRVI is encoded by the coding sequence GTGGCCGCAGAAGTGATCACCGATCTCGTGACCGGTGACGCACCTGAGTGGCAGGATCGCGCGCTCTGCGCGCAGACGGACCCGGAAGCGTTCTTTCCGGAGAAGGGCGGTTCGACCCGCGAGGCCAAGCGCATCTGTACCGGGTGCGAGGTCAAGGCGGAGTGCTTGGAGTACGCGCTGGCGCACGACGAACGCTTCGGGATCTGGGGCGGTCTCTCGGAGCGCGAACGGCGCAAGTTGAAGAAGCGGGTCATCTGA
- a CDS encoding RNA polymerase sigma factor, translated as MATIGDALPFGLREDAAVLAALREGNSTEFDAVPGTRASWAGGFRRHAADFSDGLSPAGLDALFDRYHQWAYGLFMRTLRDHDQATLALGQTLGNVASARLTRPEQVRLAVARAAYENGLRVGEGRSRVTRRTPDATTSLLVGIMDAGGDGELRRLVWRAMETLSYRERLLFELEWHDGLDVRELVTVIGGRNAQAVLGRARDRIRATLTTAVAVWYGSERCMDLRRLVRHAGASGGRPGSMRSVIERHLYGTRTEVGCKICADSQDKYALSVLGAALPVFGVPEILREHTIEIALEYRRGLRLVPLEHPSFAVATSASTAASAAPTVVTPTVAAGGAGVTPGAGGSAVGVGGAGSVVPAGSAAGVTGAGSAVASAAGAGAAVGPVAGGAGAGSGALAAGGVGAAVTPATTLGSTAVSAGGAATSAAVGPTAVGPVAASSAGAAATPVAAAGSATAGAAGSGSAAASAGGGGAAATSTGAVGPATAGSAAAGSVGGAGVGGAGSAGGAGASSAGAGGAAASGASGAGAAGSAAAGANGAGSAGAAATSAGAAAAGSTGGAAAGTGGATAVGAGAGGASGAGGAGSAAAAGMGSAAGSGGGATAATSGAAAGTGGAASAGAGSVGATGATGAAANATDAAANATGTAANATGAAAGTSGASAGAGGGAASAAGTAASASGAAAGGAGSAAVAGMGSAAGAGGGAAGGAGSAGAGAAAVDAGIAAASAPTVMTGGLAAALSSVYGAGNARPRANPTPPPSPVDGVTVTHAELPTQVHPVVPNRRSVPNNQSPYSGSPWGAREELPPSNAYLPPPPVQPSNVVPLRRRVATGAVAAVVALLCSFGGVMLAQGQVSGDPSDVLAAATPDGAEASDGPSPIGDPPDSNTRRDEPKPDSYQIDSNAGNDYPVPIPEPRTNDGTPPGSPSKKPPTKSPSTKPTTPSPSVTTPRPTPSKTTPEPTPTEDEDEDDPTTPPPDDDPTTTPPTKGPTKGPSTPPASPTVPRTSSPATIVIPA; from the coding sequence ATGGCAACGATCGGCGACGCCCTTCCGTTTGGCTTACGAGAAGACGCCGCGGTGCTCGCTGCCCTGCGCGAGGGCAACAGCACCGAGTTCGACGCCGTGCCAGGAACACGCGCGAGCTGGGCCGGTGGGTTCCGCCGGCACGCCGCTGATTTTTCCGACGGCTTGTCCCCCGCCGGCCTCGACGCCCTTTTCGACCGTTACCACCAGTGGGCCTACGGGCTCTTCATGCGCACCCTGCGCGACCACGACCAGGCGACGCTGGCGCTCGGCCAGACGCTCGGCAACGTGGCGTCGGCCCGGCTGACCCGGCCGGAGCAGGTACGACTCGCGGTCGCGCGCGCGGCCTACGAGAACGGGCTGCGGGTCGGCGAAGGCCGCAGCCGGGTGACGCGCCGCACGCCCGACGCCACCACGTCGCTGCTGGTCGGGATCATGGACGCCGGGGGCGACGGCGAGTTACGGCGCCTGGTCTGGCGCGCGATGGAGACGTTGTCCTACCGCGAGCGCCTGCTGTTCGAACTGGAGTGGCACGACGGGCTGGACGTGCGTGAGCTCGTCACCGTGATCGGGGGCCGGAACGCTCAGGCCGTGCTCGGCCGGGCGCGCGACCGGATCCGCGCGACGCTGACCACCGCGGTGGCGGTCTGGTACGGCAGCGAGCGCTGCATGGATTTGCGTCGTCTCGTGCGGCACGCCGGTGCTTCCGGCGGGCGTCCTGGATCGATGCGGAGCGTCATCGAGCGACATCTGTACGGCACCCGTACCGAGGTCGGGTGCAAAATCTGCGCCGACAGCCAGGACAAGTACGCGTTGTCGGTGTTGGGCGCGGCGCTTCCGGTGTTCGGGGTGCCGGAGATCCTGCGTGAGCACACGATCGAGATCGCGCTGGAATACCGGCGGGGGCTGCGGCTTGTACCGCTGGAACACCCGTCGTTCGCGGTGGCCACGAGCGCTTCGACGGCTGCGTCGGCGGCTCCCACGGTGGTCACGCCGACGGTGGCGGCGGGCGGCGCGGGTGTGACCCCGGGCGCGGGCGGCTCGGCCGTGGGCGTGGGTGGCGCGGGGTCGGTGGTGCCGGCGGGGTCGGCCGCCGGGGTGACGGGTGCTGGGAGTGCGGTGGCTTCGGCGGCCGGCGCTGGAGCGGCGGTCGGACCCGTGGCGGGCGGAGCGGGTGCCGGGTCCGGTGCTTTAGCGGCCGGCGGTGTCGGAGCGGCGGTGACTCCCGCGACGACTCTCGGGTCCACAGCGGTGTCCGCAGGCGGCGCGGCAACCTCCGCGGCAGTCGGGCCCACGGCAGTGGGGCCCGTGGCAGCGTCCTCGGCCGGAGCGGCGGCGACCCCGGTCGCGGCGGCCGGATCCGCTACGGCGGGCGCGGCAGGCTCCGGGTCCGCAGCGGCGTCGGCCGGCGGCGGTGGAGCGGCAGCAACCTCCACCGGAGCGGTCGGCCCGGCGACAGCAGGCAGCGCAGCCGCAGGCAGCGTGGGCGGCGCGGGCGTGGGCGGCGCAGGCAGTGCGGGCGGCGCGGGAGCAAGCAGCGCAGGCGCGGGCGGCGCAGCAGCGAGTGGCGCGAGCGGTGCCGGGGCGGCGGGCTCTGCGGCGGCGGGCGCGAATGGTGCCGGCTCGGCCGGGGCCGCAGCGACCAGCGCAGGTGCTGCCGCAGCAGGTTCCACCGGGGGCGCAGCAGCAGGTACGGGTGGCGCGACAGCGGTAGGAGCCGGCGCGGGCGGTGCCAGCGGCGCGGGCGGCGCCGGAAGCGCCGCAGCGGCCGGAATGGGTAGCGCCGCAGGTTCCGGCGGTGGCGCAACAGCAGCTACGAGTGGCGCAGCAGCAGGTACGGGTGGTGCGGCATCGGCAGGCGCTGGCAGCGTCGGCGCCACGGGCGCGACCGGTGCCGCCGCAAACGCCACCGATGCCGCAGCAAACGCCACCGGTACCGCGGCAAACGCGACCGGTGCCGCAGCGGGCACGAGCGGCGCCTCGGCGGGCGCGGGCGGTGGCGCAGCGAGCGCAGCCGGTACCGCAGCAAGCGCCAGCGGTGCCGCAGCGGGCGGCGCCGGAAGCGCCGCAGTGGCCGGAATGGGTAGCGCCGCAGGCGCGGGCGGTGGCGCAGCGGGTGGGGCGGGAAGTGCCGGAGCGGGCGCGGCCGCGGTCGACGCTGGGATCGCGGCGGCTTCGGCGCCTACCGTGATGACCGGTGGGCTCGCCGCGGCGCTCAGTAGCGTCTACGGGGCCGGTAACGCCCGCCCCCGAGCGAACCCCACACCCCCGCCCTCGCCGGTGGACGGCGTCACGGTCACGCACGCCGAGTTGCCGACCCAGGTCCACCCGGTGGTCCCGAACCGGCGGAGCGTGCCGAACAATCAGAGCCCGTACTCCGGCTCGCCCTGGGGCGCACGGGAGGAGCTGCCGCCGAGCAACGCCTACCTCCCGCCGCCCCCGGTGCAGCCGTCGAACGTCGTTCCGTTGCGTCGGCGCGTGGCCACCGGAGCGGTCGCGGCGGTCGTCGCCCTGCTGTGCTCGTTCGGCGGGGTGATGCTCGCCCAGGGCCAGGTCTCCGGCGACCCGTCGGACGTCCTGGCCGCGGCGACCCCGGACGGCGCGGAAGCGTCCGATGGGCCCTCGCCGATCGGCGACCCGCCGGACAGCAACACCCGGCGCGACGAGCCGAAGCCCGACAGCTACCAGATCGACTCGAACGCCGGGAACGACTACCCGGTCCCGATCCCGGAGCCGCGCACCAACGACGGGACGCCTCCGGGCTCGCCGTCGAAGAAGCCGCCGACGAAGTCGCCGAGCACCAAGCCCACCACGCCGTCGCCGTCGGTCACCACGCCCCGGCCGACGCCGTCGAAGACCACCCCGGAGCCGACCCCGACCGAGGACGAAGACGAGGACGACCCGACGACGCCGCCGCCGGACGACGACCCGACCACGACGCCGCCGACCAAGGGCCCGACGAAGGGGCCGTCGACTCCGCCGGCCTCCCCGACCGTGCCCCGGACGAGTTCCCCGGCGACGATCGTGATCCCGGCCTGA
- a CDS encoding Trm112 family protein yields MTSDTALIELLDILACPSDDHAPLRLDEETGELACTVCDRSYPVRDGIPVLLLDEARHRGDAK; encoded by the coding sequence GTGACATCCGATACCGCTCTCATAGAGCTCTTGGACATCCTGGCCTGCCCCAGCGACGACCACGCACCGCTGCGGCTGGACGAGGAGACGGGCGAGCTGGCCTGCACGGTCTGCGACCGGTCGTACCCGGTCCGGGACGGCATTCCCGTGCTCTTGCTCGACGAGGCCCGCCACCGGGGTGACGCCAAGTGA
- the manA gene encoding mannose-6-phosphate isomerase, class I, translating into MELLTNPIRTYAWGSRSAIAGVQGRPVPSAEPEAELWMGGHPSAPSRLTRDGVERGLDALVAADPQRELGSADAPGARVPFLLKLLAAETPLSLQAHPSDSQARAGFAAEQAAGPPIGDPRRNYVDPHHKPELICAVGQFSALCGFRSPVRSVAVLTPVVAEIPALRALVDALRASPDGSGLRAFVAGLFGLPDAGTVADSFADACRKPPPGNDDAAADHELAVSLAAQYPGDIGIVLALLLNRLELAPGEAIFLPAGVLHAYLHGLGVEVMAASDNVLRGGLTPKHVDVQELLRVVRFEETPAVPFPASEPGPGVRVWAPPVPEFALTRVVLDEAGGEASLASDGPRILFCLEGEATVEDGTGPVELRGGEAGYVSAGHRDVTVTGRGTVFQATTGA; encoded by the coding sequence ATGGAGCTGCTCACTAACCCGATCCGCACGTACGCCTGGGGTTCGCGGTCGGCGATCGCCGGGGTGCAGGGCCGCCCGGTGCCCAGCGCGGAGCCGGAGGCCGAGCTGTGGATGGGCGGTCACCCGTCGGCGCCGTCGCGGTTGACCAGGGACGGCGTCGAGCGTGGCCTCGACGCGCTGGTCGCGGCCGACCCGCAGCGTGAGCTCGGTTCGGCCGACGCGCCGGGCGCCCGGGTGCCGTTCCTGCTGAAGCTGCTCGCGGCCGAGACACCGCTGTCGCTGCAGGCCCACCCGAGCGACTCGCAGGCCCGGGCCGGTTTCGCGGCCGAACAGGCCGCCGGGCCCCCGATCGGCGACCCCCGGCGCAACTACGTCGATCCGCACCACAAGCCCGAGTTGATCTGCGCGGTCGGCCAGTTCTCCGCGCTCTGCGGGTTCCGGTCCCCGGTGCGGTCGGTGGCCGTGCTCACGCCGGTCGTCGCCGAGATCCCCGCGCTGCGCGCGCTCGTCGACGCGCTCCGCGCCTCGCCCGACGGCTCCGGTCTCCGTGCGTTCGTGGCCGGGCTCTTCGGCCTTCCCGACGCCGGGACCGTCGCCGATTCGTTCGCGGACGCGTGCCGCAAGCCACCGCCCGGAAACGACGACGCGGCGGCCGACCACGAGCTCGCGGTGTCGCTCGCCGCGCAGTACCCCGGCGACATCGGCATCGTGCTCGCGTTGCTGCTCAACCGGCTCGAGCTGGCGCCCGGGGAGGCGATCTTCCTCCCGGCCGGTGTGTTGCACGCCTATCTGCACGGGCTCGGCGTCGAGGTGATGGCCGCCTCCGACAACGTGCTGCGTGGCGGGCTCACCCCCAAGCACGTGGACGTCCAGGAGCTGCTGCGGGTGGTGCGGTTCGAGGAGACGCCCGCGGTGCCGTTCCCGGCGTCCGAACCCGGACCGGGCGTGCGCGTGTGGGCGCCGCCGGTGCCGGAGTTCGCGCTGACCCGCGTAGTGCTCGACGAGGCCGGCGGCGAGGCGTCGCTGGCGTCGGACGGGCCGCGCATCCTGTTCTGCCTCGAGGGCGAGGCCACCGTCGAGGACGGGACGGGCCCGGTCGAGCTGCGCGGCGGGGAGGCCGGCTACGTGTCGGCCGGCCACCGCGACGTGACGGTGACCGGCCGGGGAACGGTCTTCCAGGCGACGACCGGGGCCTAG